A genomic stretch from Edaphobacter aggregans includes:
- a CDS encoding helix-turn-helix transcriptional regulator gives MMNRTMGELPMRLVESSLEVPPPTERKMPSRAPDPDPLLTADDVAKRLRVSTDWVWDHSSRKKPFLPVIRMGDGTLRYRHSGIEAFIDERERVSSMGRRAG, from the coding sequence ATGATGAACCGCACAATGGGTGAGTTGCCAATGCGATTGGTGGAATCCTCGCTCGAAGTTCCACCCCCAACGGAGCGGAAGATGCCGAGCCGCGCGCCGGATCCCGATCCTCTGCTCACAGCGGACGACGTCGCCAAGCGGTTGAGAGTGAGTACAGATTGGGTCTGGGATCACTCGTCCCGCAAGAAACCGTTCTTGCCGGTTATTCGCATGGGTGATGGAACCCTTCGTTATCGGCACAGCGGGATTGAAGCTTTTATCGATGAACGCGAACGGGTCTCTTCTATGGGCAGGCGCGCAGGCTAA
- a CDS encoding transposase family protein — protein MDFKGYFATGDGKRCDPFTITDAHSRYLIRCQIVSRMDLSQVRAIRDAAKREYGVPARIR, from the coding sequence ATGGATTTCAAGGGTTATTTCGCTACCGGCGACGGCAAGCGCTGCGATCCGTTCACCATCACCGACGCGCATAGCCGTTATTTGATTCGTTGCCAGATCGTCTCTCGTATGGATCTCAGCCAAGTCCGTGCAATCCGCGACGCAGCCAAGCGGGAGTACGGAGTGCCAGCACGGATCAGGTAG
- a CDS encoding DUF6294 family protein has protein sequence MERGHTNKTMSGDVWHATVHFYDSNGVELGHTGTHNSPTMGAGDGINPPRVSWSFTDQIDKSYLALIAKALENATC, from the coding sequence TTGGAGCGGGGTCACACGAATAAGACTATGTCCGGCGATGTATGGCACGCTACGGTGCATTTCTACGACAGTAACGGAGTCGAACTCGGTCATACGGGTACCCACAACAGCCCCACCATGGGTGCCGGCGATGGAATCAATCCTCCGCGTGTCAGTTGGAGTTTCACAGATCAAATTGACAAATCATACTTGGCGCTCATAGCCAAAGCGCTCGAAAATGCAACTTGTTAG
- a CDS encoding winged helix-turn-helix transcriptional regulator, translated as MTGKNRADQHLSEASELPLHPLIRGKWRLHILLCLADGPLRLSELRKALPDASKKVLVDNLHGLERLGVIERVDLSTRVRRVEYALSEMSRDKVLRLLSALRGLQTDGEPALRPNKK; from the coding sequence ATGACTGGTAAAAATAGAGCAGACCAACACCTCTCAGAAGCTTCCGAGCTACCACTACACCCTCTGATCCGCGGCAAATGGCGGCTGCACATCCTCCTGTGTTTGGCCGACGGTCCGTTACGTCTGAGTGAGTTGCGAAAAGCTCTTCCGGACGCATCGAAGAAGGTCCTGGTTGATAACCTTCATGGTCTCGAGCGGCTTGGTGTTATTGAACGGGTTGACTTAAGCACACGTGTAAGGCGGGTCGAATACGCTCTTTCAGAGATGTCCCGCGATAAAGTACTGCGTTTGCTTTCCGCCCTCCGAGGGCTGCAGACCGATGGCGAGCCTGCCTTGCGCCCGAATAAGAAATAA
- a CDS encoding metallophosphoesterase family protein produces MIAQLLNRDRILDQLQEVKTQLQLDVAAKREGGAQPDAADLIADDYREALAALEQTEVRERAESSGQSSFPPQPSDRRAAPPAPLDDFSFFSRDPIVSNLQSALDQYWATKAANAPPLDDRRGLVPGRRGVMEEVAVTDQSIPGVSLTRTPAGRRIFNKFSITDPRWVSSAFASGIRLFRGKREFNSTPPDPVRIDDRTRLVIVGDWGTGIPRARKVSDQMRVWIAGAAAQKRSVHVIHLGDVYYSGWRYEYMKRFLPYWPVDANDGAAIPSWCLMGNHDMYSGGYAFYGTLLSDMRFAKQQRCSYFSLYNQHWRILGLDTAWDDNGLKDPQGVWAKDLASRDDRKLLLLSHHQLFSAYESTGTVIGTKLRPVLDTNRVRAWFWGHEHRCMLFDDHQKVGFARCIGHGGVPVYMSHKQNDPYPSPGAYEYRAVIEKGLEKWALFGFVVIDFEDSRLHVRYIDENGFQYKDEKIE; encoded by the coding sequence ATGATCGCTCAGCTTCTCAATCGCGACCGGATTCTCGATCAGCTCCAGGAAGTCAAGACGCAACTACAGCTGGACGTCGCGGCCAAGCGCGAAGGGGGCGCCCAACCCGACGCCGCGGATCTGATCGCCGACGACTACCGGGAGGCTCTCGCCGCGCTGGAGCAGACTGAAGTCCGTGAGCGTGCGGAATCCAGTGGACAATCGAGCTTTCCTCCACAGCCGTCAGATCGCCGCGCGGCCCCGCCCGCGCCTCTCGATGATTTCTCTTTCTTCAGCCGTGACCCGATCGTGAGCAATTTGCAGTCGGCTCTCGATCAGTACTGGGCCACCAAGGCAGCAAACGCCCCGCCACTCGATGACCGGCGAGGTCTGGTGCCGGGCCGACGGGGTGTCATGGAAGAAGTCGCGGTCACCGACCAATCGATTCCCGGAGTTTCCCTGACGCGCACGCCTGCCGGGCGGCGCATATTCAACAAATTCTCGATCACGGATCCGCGATGGGTCAGTTCCGCGTTCGCATCAGGAATCCGGCTGTTTCGCGGAAAGAGAGAGTTCAACTCGACCCCGCCCGATCCTGTTCGGATCGACGACAGAACCCGGCTGGTCATCGTCGGCGACTGGGGCACAGGCATTCCGAGAGCGCGGAAAGTCTCCGACCAGATGCGGGTTTGGATTGCGGGGGCCGCGGCGCAGAAGCGGTCGGTTCACGTCATCCATCTCGGCGACGTCTACTATTCAGGCTGGCGCTACGAATACATGAAACGCTTCCTTCCTTACTGGCCGGTCGACGCGAACGACGGGGCTGCGATCCCATCGTGGTGTCTCATGGGCAATCACGATATGTATTCGGGGGGCTACGCTTTTTACGGCACGCTGCTCTCCGATATGCGATTCGCGAAACAACAGCGGTGCAGCTACTTCAGCCTCTACAATCAGCACTGGCGCATCCTCGGGTTAGATACGGCGTGGGACGACAATGGACTGAAGGATCCACAAGGCGTCTGGGCTAAAGACCTCGCATCGAGAGACGACCGAAAGCTGCTTTTGCTGAGCCATCATCAGTTGTTCAGCGCTTATGAGAGCACTGGAACGGTGATCGGAACCAAGCTTCGACCGGTGCTCGACACAAACCGCGTTCGCGCCTGGTTTTGGGGTCACGAGCATCGGTGCATGCTGTTCGATGATCATCAGAAGGTTGGATTCGCCCGCTGCATTGGACACGGAGGCGTCCCCGTCTACATGTCGCACAAGCAGAATGACCCATATCCATCCCCGGGCGCTTACGAATACCGCGCCGTGATCGAGAAGGGTCTGGAAAAATGGGCGCTGTTTGGTTTTGTGGTTATCGATTTCGAGGACTCTCGGCTGCACGTGCGTTATATTGACGAGAACGGTTTTCAATACAAGGACGAAAAGATCGAATAA
- a CDS encoding CHAT domain-containing protein: MSTIAILNPEQSAWLLREAISRFEEGDDSEAVLLFHQALEAHSELSDRAGPYLDLIARRSDELLFLYGEKLWNAANYKAACTCFNKVAALNGSRREAALKYLNRVECVPIVPEFRSPTSGEVSGSVHILDSVLETRPEDLIRRTPHMDADCPWPAEAGMSFLVRIYADQSGARPGEESSDVEIRARGDVTEFPVDVELLATEHFRIEGSSTTQIIIYRGRPMSNSAAFTVTVVSPDADSKPGLTALFSYRGRPSGKVTRDFHTYAADVKPRRTVLDFDIIARPSGLTVTIVAQPANDGRQYWCTVRTPSLLEYAAGVTEAWNLSKTSREFVGDCMIDFTDQTTKQQLIATLKGAGRALFKGSPAIFQKIFWALIDAGKPPRSIAIVSEEPFIPWELMLPHRQLGGMLQKREPLGVEFRIGRWISEALAARQAVPITGSYVIAPIYQGPRALPFAQDESRLVVEKFAGSAIIPADFDHIKAAFEAGGRTLVHFACHGVDDPIDQAIYLDGDAKLSAKTFDGLDAADTAFQSAHPLVFLNACEAGRLKPALSGVGGFAASFIEKGASAVIAPLWSVKDTLAHEIATGFYENIAIKPWAEIMREFRAKAYDPSFAEDTYAAYCFYGDPDAALVVPKGFIATVEQ, encoded by the coding sequence ATGAGCACGATCGCCATTTTGAACCCGGAGCAGTCGGCGTGGCTCTTGCGCGAAGCTATCAGTCGCTTTGAAGAGGGGGACGATTCCGAGGCTGTTCTGCTGTTCCATCAGGCGCTCGAGGCGCACTCTGAATTGTCAGACCGGGCAGGCCCCTATCTCGACCTCATCGCGCGACGTTCCGATGAGCTTCTTTTTCTTTATGGTGAAAAACTCTGGAATGCCGCGAACTACAAGGCCGCCTGCACCTGCTTCAACAAGGTAGCAGCTCTGAACGGGAGTCGCCGCGAGGCAGCTCTGAAATATCTGAACCGCGTCGAATGCGTTCCCATCGTCCCTGAGTTCCGCTCGCCCACTAGCGGGGAAGTTAGCGGATCCGTTCACATTCTTGATTCCGTGCTCGAGACACGGCCTGAAGACCTGATCCGGCGCACGCCGCACATGGACGCGGATTGCCCCTGGCCCGCGGAAGCGGGCATGAGTTTCCTAGTCAGAATATACGCGGACCAATCCGGGGCGCGCCCGGGCGAGGAATCGTCAGATGTTGAGATTCGGGCGCGGGGGGACGTCACCGAATTCCCGGTCGATGTAGAACTGCTTGCAACGGAGCATTTCCGGATTGAAGGCAGCAGCACCACGCAAATCATCATTTATCGCGGAAGGCCCATGTCCAACTCAGCCGCGTTTACTGTGACGGTGGTCTCTCCGGATGCGGATTCCAAACCGGGTTTGACCGCGCTTTTCAGTTACCGGGGACGCCCATCCGGCAAGGTCACCCGCGACTTCCATACCTATGCGGCCGACGTAAAGCCGCGACGTACGGTGCTAGATTTCGACATTATTGCTCGACCATCGGGCCTGACCGTCACAATCGTCGCGCAGCCAGCGAATGATGGCCGTCAATACTGGTGTACCGTACGTACTCCATCACTCCTCGAATACGCCGCGGGTGTTACCGAGGCATGGAATCTCTCCAAAACCTCGCGCGAATTCGTCGGCGACTGCATGATCGACTTTACGGACCAGACCACGAAGCAGCAGCTCATAGCGACATTAAAAGGTGCGGGACGCGCGCTCTTCAAGGGTTCACCTGCAATCTTTCAGAAAATCTTTTGGGCCCTCATCGATGCTGGCAAACCTCCCCGAAGTATCGCGATCGTCTCCGAAGAACCATTCATTCCATGGGAACTGATGCTGCCGCATCGTCAACTCGGCGGCATGCTCCAGAAGCGAGAGCCACTGGGTGTCGAGTTCCGAATCGGCCGCTGGATCTCGGAAGCCCTAGCGGCACGTCAGGCCGTTCCGATCACCGGAAGTTACGTCATAGCGCCCATCTATCAGGGGCCGCGCGCCCTTCCTTTCGCTCAGGATGAATCAAGACTTGTCGTCGAGAAATTTGCTGGAAGTGCAATTATCCCAGCGGACTTTGATCACATCAAAGCCGCATTCGAGGCTGGGGGCCGGACCCTCGTGCACTTCGCATGTCATGGCGTAGATGATCCGATCGATCAGGCGATCTACCTCGATGGCGACGCAAAGCTCAGCGCCAAAACCTTTGACGGGTTGGACGCGGCGGATACCGCTTTCCAGTCCGCGCACCCCCTTGTATTTCTGAACGCTTGTGAGGCGGGCCGCTTGAAACCGGCGCTTTCCGGGGTTGGTGGTTTCGCCGCTTCCTTCATCGAAAAAGGCGCCAGCGCCGTGATTGCGCCCCTCTGGAGTGTGAAGGATACTCTTGCTCACGAGATCGCAACCGGATTCTATGAGAACATCGCGATAAAGCCGTGGGCGGAAATCATGCGCGAGTTCCGAGCTAAAGCTTATGACCCCTCGTTCGCAGAAGATACATATGCCGCCTACTGCTTTTACGGAGATCCGGATGCCGCCCTTGTCGTGCCGAAAGGGTTTATAGCGACGGTCGAACAGTGA
- a CDS encoding AAA family ATPase: MVKRFSLPNPYTNRAAIRSSNHFFGRELDLRDIYTRIAGGQSVMITGERRIGKSSLLNAIGFSREEYELDPGFGFILLDMQSIAGCTEEAFVENLLTLISREMGIALPEMGRRTLEDAAERIHSHGRRLIIALDEFDVLVWNEKISPEFLVVLRSWTVRHGFPFVVAFREGSIDRIVSDEKFGSAFLNLFGSVYVGPLREEEARELIRTPARNHDVEFTDEEVEMVLDIAGYFPLYIQIACYHLFEFKKLGKTAEEIAVQLPRSFAFEASPHFEYMWWRLSPREQEALRWWVKAGNTEDMAAEKDLLMKGLLIEERRAIRISCSLLGEWMDKWEAPAKTVRQTVRDALLM, translated from the coding sequence ATGGTGAAGCGCTTCAGCTTGCCGAATCCCTACACGAATCGGGCAGCCATTCGTTCCTCCAACCATTTTTTCGGTCGCGAACTTGATCTTAGGGATATCTATACCAGAATCGCAGGCGGTCAGTCAGTCATGATCACAGGCGAGCGGCGCATTGGCAAGTCTTCGCTGCTGAACGCGATAGGGTTCTCTCGGGAAGAGTACGAGCTCGATCCGGGATTCGGCTTTATTCTGTTGGACATGCAATCAATCGCCGGATGCACGGAAGAGGCGTTCGTCGAGAATCTGCTGACTCTTATTTCCCGGGAAATGGGAATAGCCTTACCCGAAATGGGCCGCAGGACTTTGGAGGACGCCGCCGAGAGGATCCATTCCCACGGCCGGCGTCTCATTATTGCCCTCGATGAATTCGATGTCCTCGTATGGAATGAAAAGATCTCACCCGAGTTCCTGGTCGTGCTTCGATCCTGGACAGTACGACATGGATTTCCGTTCGTCGTCGCGTTTCGAGAGGGCTCCATCGACCGTATCGTCAGCGATGAAAAGTTTGGATCCGCTTTTCTCAACCTGTTCGGCTCGGTATATGTGGGGCCGCTGCGAGAAGAAGAGGCCAGGGAACTGATACGTACGCCCGCCCGCAATCACGATGTGGAGTTCACAGACGAGGAAGTGGAAATGGTGCTCGATATTGCCGGCTATTTCCCGCTCTATATACAGATCGCGTGTTATCACCTGTTCGAATTCAAAAAATTGGGGAAGACAGCGGAAGAGATCGCAGTGCAACTGCCGCGTTCCTTCGCGTTCGAAGCATCCCCTCATTTCGAATACATGTGGTGGCGGCTTAGTCCGCGGGAGCAGGAAGCCCTGCGCTGGTGGGTGAAAGCCGGAAACACAGAGGATATGGCGGCTGAAAAGGACCTGCTGATGAAAGGCCTCCTGATTGAGGAGCGCCGCGCCATTCGTATCTCCTGCAGTCTGCTCGGTGAGTGGATGGACAAATGGGAGGCGCCGGCGAAGACTGTCCGGCAGACTGTCAGGGACGCTTTGTTGATGTGA